The window CTTTATTATTCATTGCTTAATACATTTTTTGGCCTAGCATAGTCTAAAGCTAAATTCTATTCTGTGAGATATTGAGTTTCTGTGGATTTGATCCTCAAGTACTACAtcgaacctcttatttgagagagtagcTTGAAAGTTAATTTGAGCATATCAATTGCGAACGAATAACACAACGGAACTAATCTATGCACTTAATAGCCATTAGTAATTAAGCGAATAGGAAATGGGTTATTGTAAGAGGTGTGTGGCATATAGATGATTGACTATTGTTTTGTAGCACCTTGGACCCCTGCTACAAACCTCAAAAGCCAAGAGATTTTGACCTCGCCTGTTTGGGTTAACCTCAAAAATATTCTGATAGATGTTACTCTTGCCTTGGTATCAGTCATAGTGCTTCTTGAATCGGGGAACCAGTTTTAAGCCTCGTCTTGATCCAACTCAAATGGGTGAAGCAAAAAATTTGGTTGAGATGGAACTAGATAAATCCTTTCCTAATCTGATTTCGTGTGACGACAAGCAAGGAAACATATACTTGGTTGATGTAGAATATACATGGATTTGTGTGTGATGCGAAAATTTGGGTCAGAAAGAGAAAATGTTTCTTCTCCAACCTAGCCTCTCTAGCACTATCAAGAGTATACCTTTGGAAACTCGAGAAGATAGTTTGAACATGACAGTGGTTAATATTGATCATCacctaaaaataaatttgatccCTAAAAAGATCTTCTTAGTAACCAGACGGGAACAAGCAATCTCCAAAAGAAAATGGAGTCAACTACAAAGGAAACAACTATTCTACAAGAAAATGATTCTCCAGGTATTAAAGAGGTACATTTTTAACATTCTAAGCATACTCTTTCACCATTAATAAGAAAATCCCTTGCTCCAACTTTCGGAAACAATATGGAAAAAGCTCCATCACCGATATTAATATCTCGAATGATGATGCCTCAATTGATCCACATCTAGTTGGAAGCACCACTGACCATTCACAAGATTGTGAGCCACATGCTCAAATTACCACAACTAGAGGAAGGAGATCAGTTAAGAAAACTCTAAAATTTCAGGAAATGGAGTAGACCATAGTGGActctagaggaagaagaaatcttGTCCCACGAGGTCGGGGTAACCGTAACTCCTAAAACTAGTCAGCTTTTTTACTCTCTAGCTTAATGTGTAATTAAGTTCTTTGTACTACACAAGttgtaatattatatgtatttcatcAAACttttaacaaactatatattttaaaacccaTATTAGTCGCATTTATTTTAATGCATCAAAttagttcaaaaataaaaataaccatTAGTTTATCTTATTCGTTTGTATCTTGAGTTTTTCAAGCGGTATTAGTTctttgaaaaacaaattcagAGATTCATATGTCGATGATATATGTAAGACATTCGATTCTACTAAGCAAAATTAAGTGAACCATATATGAATGTAATTAAATGGTATGACCAACAGGTTTTGGCAATGGATGAGCAATGTTTGCTTTTAAGCGGGGATTGGGTTTGTGTTGAAGGAGGGAAGTGGGATTTTGTCATTGAGAAGCATCATATGGGTCGTATGGTTCAGATCTACGAGGGTATTGGTTGCTCAAAACTTGAAGGAAATGTTCTCCAGTAGTTTAAAGTTGATGGGGTGCATTTCCGTGTTTCATTAAGCTACTGACCACCAACAAGTTTCGAGCTTGCAACTGGGATTAGGACGCCGCCGGTATTGATAACTAGTGACGGGGCTATAAGATATTTTTGTCAACATCTGAAAGTGAAAGAAGGTTACTCGTCGTCTGCTGCGTCGAAGAGAAAAGTGATTAGTCTTGGCGATGATAATGATTTTGTACGTGAAGTTGAGAAAGTTGAAGATATCATAAAGGGGAATACCAGTAAAGGAGAAAGTAGCAATGATGGAGTTGAAATTGGTTGTAGTGTTGAAACATACGATGGAGGTATTGTAGCTGCGGATTTGAACGAGATTGGACTAAGCCCTAAAGGTTATTGTAAAGAATTTTGGGACCTGTTAATAGCCGGGGATTTTAGGGGTTCTAATGTTGTGAACGTTGTTTTTAACGAGGATAAGATTGTTGAAGGGCTTTCGAAGAAAAAAGGGCCACacacttatttttgtaatactGGTAGTTATTTCGACCATTTTGTGGAGGAGAGGAGAAACAAAAAGTTGAGAAGCCAGAGGATTATAATCCTTGGATGAGAGGTGGTAGTGAGGATCGAAGAGAAGGTAACAGGAGCACCATACCAAAACGAGCTTGAAGATGTTGATGACGAAGAATTTGATATCTTGCAACTATTTGATGATAATATTATGATGTTGTTAAAATCCCTGATATAGATGTGAATAAAAGTGACAGGCAAATAGCAGTGGTTAAGGTGTTTTGCAGTAAAGAGGATTGTCAGATTGCTTTATCCATATACGCAATAAAGAAGCATTTCAAGTTCACACAGACAAGGACAAAGATTGATTCATTTGTTGTAGAGTATCCTGATAGTGGGTATGTTATTGGCACGTAACAACACATGAAAATAGGGGGTGTGGTTACTATGAGATAAGGAAGGCGCAGCTTGATCATAGTTGTCCTATAGATTTTAGGATAGGCTACAAAAGTAGAGCAACATCTTGTGTGATAGCTGTAGTTTACAAAGCGAAGTTTGGAGACCCGGGCAATGCCCCGATAGCAGGGATTTGCAGAGACTTGTTTTGGAAGACCTTCGCGTAAACGCTTCGTACATGAAGTGCTATAGGGCGAAGGAAAAAGTGATATTGGGGTTGCAAGGATCAGATGAGGACTCCTACTTGAAGCTGGCTGAGTATTTGTATATGTTAAAGCTTGTAAAGCTGGTACAATTGCATATTTGGAAATTGATCTAGATGAAGACGAGGATGAACGTTTTCTCTACCTATTTCTAGCGTTTAGTGTTTCGCCGAGTGGATTTAGGAAGTTAAGGCATGTATTGGTGATATATGGTACACATCTAAGTGGCAAGTACAAGGGGGTGTTGTTGACTGCTAACGGGCATGATGCAAACTTCCAAATATTCATGATTGCATTTGTGGTTGTGGACAGCGAAAATGAGGATGCGTGGACATGGTTTTTACAGGAAGTTGAGAGGATCCTTTGTGATTCGCTTAGTCTTGCAATAATATCTAACAGGGCGGTATGTATTGCCAATGCGGTGAGTAAGATTTATCCTCAAGCTAAGCATGAAACTTGTATAGGTTCATTTAGCAAGGAATGTTAACTCAAGGTTTTCAAGTAAAAACTAGGCAAAGATGGTAACGGCCGCAGCAGTAGCCTATATGCCCTGAGGGTACAAGGAACTTTATAGCAAGATAAGGATGACTAATAGTGCGTGTAGTATATATTTGGGGAAGATCAGTGTAGCTCGTTGGTCAAGATCTAATTTTTCTGGTGATAGATATAACATCATGCCTAGCAGTATTTCTGAGCAACTTAACAAGGCGTTGTTGGAAGGCAGGGGTGCCCCAATTGTTGAGGTTGTAACATTCATCCAAAGGATGATGACTAGATGGTTATGTGCTAGAAGGGAAAAGGCAAAAAAAACATAGAGGGGTGGTGAGCGTGGAAGTGGACAAAGAGATGACAAAGAACATGGCAACTGTGAAAGGGAGCAAGATAAATGCGGTTTCTAGCTGGAACAGTGAAATTGTTGGGAAGTTTGCCAGGAAAGACAAGGTTATGCTATCTGAGAAAAAGTGTAGTTGTAAGTATTTTGATTATATCAAAATACCTTGCGGCCATGCTATGATTGCAGTAGACGGGCTTGGTGTGCCTTACGACACACTATGTGGGGATTGGTACAAAACATCAGTATGGAGGGAGACATATGCAGGCTTTATCAGTCCAAAGAGTGATCTTAGGGATGTTAACATACTAGAAAGAGTTAGCAGTATGATCATGTACCCTCCTAATACAAAAAGGCAAGTCGTTCGCGATCACAAAACACGCATACCGTTCACAGGCGAGATATGGGTGATGGTTAAAAATGTTTGGTAATTACACGTATGTGTTACTGAATGTTGGGTGgtaatttatgtttattttgatTGTTGCAGGCTCCAAAGAAGAAAGTAGTCGCTAATAGATGTGGGAGGTATAGAGGGTAATGACACAATCGCACTAACTGCACCAGTCCCATATAGGAATGTTGTAGAAacatgtgttttgttttgaatgttTAAGCTGAAATTG of the Brassica rapa cultivar Chiifu-401-42 chromosome A03, CAAS_Brap_v3.01, whole genome shotgun sequence genome contains:
- the LOC103848227 gene encoding uncharacterized protein LOC103848227 — translated: MTKNMATVKGSKINAVSSWNSEIVGKFARKDKVMLSEKKCSCKYFDYIKIPCGHAMIAVDGLGVPYDTLCGDWYKTSVWRETYAGFISPKSDLRDVNILERVSSMIMYPPNTKRQVVRDHKTRIPFTGEIWVMAPKKKVVANRCGRYRG